gaatcccgacaatagcaacaacagcaaccaatcacgtcctctttctctctctcggctgcctaaacctccgtttgtctcagtttacatgcaaacgaagttttccaaaatctccactttggccggagtttttagaaataatcgttttctgtgataaaaacggccaaaccgcaggaaaatatctgcgtcttccctacgtgtaaacggggcctgaAAGATCAAAAGTGCAAACTATGTAATGCTCAGATAGTGAATGCCTTCACTGGACAGGTCTGGGCCTGCAAAATGTGTGCTTCACTGATATTTTCACTCTcttgttatatttatttttggtttggTGACATCATGTAATTCCCAGCATAGGTCCACCCAACTTCCACCTGACTAAAGGTCTAATCAACCAGGGTaattgaaaacacctgtgtgggtgtgcaaGGGTTCAAAGTTGAAAATACAGTCTATTCCACTATTAGAAGTGATAAGTGAGACCCTCTAACACACTGGCCCTCAGTGATGGTGTATTTACCACTAGCTACTTATAGTCGTCAACTGCACCATGTGGGGGATTAGTCATGGTCAGAAATTTTACAATCTCTACATTCCGTAATTACAACTAAGAGGCTGACATGAATGCTTTATTCCCCAGTGGGATGCTTATATTTACTGTACGATATGATGACAACGTGGCTTTAGATCACTTCCACTTTTCTCCCTGGTGCAGTATAGAGTACAAGctgtatgttattttatttaagcGTCTGAATGAtggtgtaaaatgtatttacaatttGAACAGTTAAGCGAAAAATGTTCCATGTCACTGCTTTTGATAAAAAATCCCACACTACTATCTTTCACTTTGTTTACTTTCATGTAAAATGTCATGTGATAACGCGCCCGTCGCTGGGGATGCAAAATTATGCTCAGTCTTAGGGAATCGGAATTTCTAACTCACAATAGAGTAACACGTTGAGTATTTATTATGGGTAATGAGTGAAGTAGGCAGGGATCAGACACACCTTGCAAAGTCTAAGCCAAGTATCATACTTCACCTTGTGCAGCAGAATAATCTATttcaggatgcggccgggaaaGAGCGGATATCCAACGTAGCTTATCACTCCTGAAGGAAGAAAAAGCAAAGATGGGTTTATCTTCTGCaatgtttttcactttgtaacatGACAACTGATATACAGACATTCCCTGCCATGGTCTCAGTCTCTTACTGTGTGTCAGTCCGTAGCAGCAGGGCTTTTTGTGTCATGTGCAGCCGGAACAGGTTCTTCTGGAGGGAGTGAAGTTTGACACGACAGTTCTCGGCACGCAGGTCTGACACAGGAGAGTGGTCTATTACTGTGAACCGTCCCCCTCTGGAAGCAGCGAAAGCACAAAAGAGGAATGAGATGGAGGAAGGAAAGACTGTGATAAGATTGAAGGGATGATAAAAGACTACAGATATGAGGAAAACAGGATGTAGCCAATGGTAATGGGTTATTCGTAATGAGTTATGTTTGTTGACTCACTCTTTTTGTAGTGAAAGTAGCAAGTAGTCATTGAATAGGTGCAAATAGATATTCCTCTCTGTATCCTTTAGAGAGAAGTCCATCAATTCAGTGACCAGCCCTTCCCGCACCAACCTCCGAGACTGACTAATCAGAGGTAGagtctgtaacacacacacacacacacacacacacacacacacacacacacacacacacacacacacacacacacacacacacacacacacacacacacacacacacacacacacacacacacacacacacacacacacacacacaatttatgtttaatGCGATTAATTATGTTTATCAGATATTagttttaaatacagtaaaaattTGTAATTTTGGAATATTTGCTCaaacaataaaatgttatgatcaTATCCTCACAATGTGATCCcattgattttttcccccatcccTAGTAGTCGTTACTTACCCTGCACACAAAGTCCACCTTAGCGCTGAGAGAGACCAACGACTCGATGCTTTTCATCTGAGTGATGCTGTCATTACTCTCTTGAATCAGCTAAAGAAGAGGTGAATGAAAGAAAATAGCAGTTTGCCACAAGGGAGTTCAAGATATCCAATATACTATAATAAAATATTGCTATCCTATGTTAGTGTACAATCAAAAAGGGGATGTTAACTCTaaccctttctcacctagctgtcctatcaaaataaaggcagaaaagccccaaaaataatctaaaaaaaaaataaataaaaaggggaTGTTGTACCTTCTCCAGAAGTTTCAAAGATTTGATGGCCTGAGTCGCCTCCGCAGTACCAGGGGTTGTTCtcttcacaatgttctaaacAGAAACAGCGTGTTCGCGTGTTACAGTGAGATAGACAAATGTTGTGAACCATAAACCTTTGCTGTTTGAGaaattcacacagacacacacctggacTAGCAGCTTAAGTCTTGTGATCCTCTGGAAGGGAAGGACGAGGAAGGAACGAAGAGGAAGCCTCTGACAAACAGGACTTATCTCTAACTTCTCCACAATCCGTCTGAACCCTGAATTCTCATTcctgaaagaaaaggagaaatgtaatgatagacacatacacacatatatacatacacatacatacacatacatacatatgtgtaatatacacacatatacacacacacacaatatatatatatatatatatatatatatatacacacatacacatatatatatatacacacacacatatatatatatatatatacacacacacacatacaatacatacatacatacacatacaaagaaacagaaacaaaaacacacacacaacaaacacacacacagcagcacacacagcacagaagaacacacacagacacacacacacacacacacacaaacaagaaacacacacacacaatacacatagaAAAGTGGAAAATAGTAGggaaacacacaccaaaaacacacaccacaacccCTATCGAACCAACCCCAGACACAAAATGGACAGCAACAGAAAATAACCTAAGGAAAAGCCCTGGCCACGGACACAACCCAACGACAAACACACATGAGAAAATACAAACATTGAGACAGAACAGTATATACAGATCACAGGAGAAACACGAGAGAAGAACACAACAGCAGGAAGCCAGACAAACACACCACAGTCCTGGAGAAACACACAACATGAAAGCATGAACACAAAAGACACAGAGCctagaaaatatgaaataatggaGAAGGACATAAACACAGTGGACCATGAAGGAACATAAATGGAATGGAGGAGACAAAATGGAATAGACCAAACGGgaaaaaggaaagggaaaggAAAGACAACACAGACGACAGGAAACATGGAAAACAGAACACGAGACAGGACCAGGATGGCAGAGGGACACTTGAGCAGAAGTGGGACAAGGAGGAAGAGGTTGAGAGTAGCAGGAGACGAAAAT
The DNA window shown above is from Perca fluviatilis chromosome 7, GENO_Pfluv_1.0, whole genome shotgun sequence and carries:
- the LOC120562425 gene encoding rho guanine nucleotide exchange factor 5-like — its product is MCNVFYMIVCLWNENSGFRRIVEKLEISPVCQRLPLRSFLVLPFQRITRLKLLVQNIVKRTTPGTAEATQAIKSLKLLEKLIQESNDSITQMKSIESLVSLSAKVDFVCRTLPLISQSRRLVREGLVTELMDFSLKDTERNIYLHLFNDYLLLSLQKEGGRFTVIDHSPVSDLRAENCRVKLHSLQKNLFRLHMTQKALLLRTDTQSDKLRWISALSRPHPEIDYSAAQDFPQMQCIRAIVAQQPDELSLEKADIILVHQQSSDNWVEGTRLSDRHRGWVPKSHLETITNSRVRLRNLSDALTLTTATAAV